In Cytophagales bacterium, the following are encoded in one genomic region:
- a CDS encoding NADP-dependent isocitrate dehydrogenase produces MQKVTFAKGDGIGPEIMDATLKILDAAGARIEWEEIKVGEQVYLGGNSSGIGKEAWDSIRQNKIFLKAPITTPQGGGYKSLNVTMRKSLGLYANVRPCNSFHPYISTKHPEMDVVVIRENEEDLYAGIEHQQTNEVVQCLKLITRPGCEKIVRYAFEYAKLYNRKKVSCFTKDNIMKHTDGLFHRVFKEIAAEYPEIESDNWIIDIGAARLADTPEIFDVVVMPNLYGDVVSDITAQISGSVGLAGSSNIGASCAMFEAIHGSAPDIAGQNIANPSGLLRGAVMMLNHIGQQDVAEKVVNAWAATIEEGIHTADIYKKGISQRKVGTKEFAEAVIERLGQRPEHIKAASFAKDVQIQVPTYERKPKATKVLKGVDVFVDWDGGRVDELAMKLKNLESDVKLSMITNRGVKVWPEGFEETFCTDHWRCRFEVENGHPAEKSSIPEVLSKALDEGIDVIKTENLYEFDGVRGYSLGQGQ; encoded by the coding sequence ATGCAGAAAGTAACATTCGCAAAAGGAGATGGGATCGGTCCTGAGATCATGGACGCCACCTTAAAGATCTTAGATGCCGCAGGTGCACGTATTGAGTGGGAAGAGATCAAGGTAGGAGAGCAAGTCTATCTTGGAGGGAATTCCAGTGGGATCGGTAAAGAAGCCTGGGACAGCATCCGTCAAAACAAGATCTTTTTGAAGGCACCAATCACCACTCCTCAGGGCGGAGGTTACAAAAGCCTGAATGTGACCATGCGTAAGTCGCTTGGTTTGTATGCGAATGTCAGACCGTGCAACAGTTTTCATCCCTACATCAGCACGAAGCATCCCGAGATGGATGTGGTGGTGATCCGTGAGAATGAGGAGGACCTGTATGCGGGTATAGAGCACCAGCAAACCAACGAAGTGGTGCAATGCCTGAAATTGATCACCCGACCAGGGTGCGAAAAGATCGTACGGTATGCCTTCGAATATGCGAAACTGTATAACCGCAAAAAAGTAAGCTGCTTTACCAAAGACAACATCATGAAACACACCGATGGATTGTTCCATCGCGTATTCAAAGAAATAGCTGCAGAATATCCTGAGATTGAATCTGACAACTGGATCATCGATATTGGAGCCGCCCGATTGGCGGACACACCAGAGATTTTTGATGTAGTGGTGATGCCGAACCTTTACGGGGATGTGGTATCCGATATTACTGCACAAATTTCAGGATCAGTCGGCTTGGCTGGCTCTTCCAATATTGGTGCAAGCTGTGCCATGTTTGAAGCCATTCATGGTTCTGCTCCCGATATTGCCGGACAAAACATAGCAAATCCTTCTGGTCTTTTGAGAGGGGCGGTGATGATGCTCAATCACATCGGACAGCAGGATGTGGCTGAAAAAGTTGTCAATGCATGGGCTGCTACCATCGAAGAAGGGATACACACAGCAGATATCTACAAGAAAGGCATCAGCCAGAGGAAGGTAGGGACCAAAGAATTTGCCGAAGCGGTAATCGAGCGATTAGGGCAGCGACCTGAGCACATCAAGGCAGCCTCTTTTGCAAAAGATGTACAGATACAAGTCCCAACGTATGAGCGTAAGCCTAAAGCAACGAAAGTCCTGAAAGGAGTGGACGTGTTTGTTGACTGGGATGGAGGCCGAGTAGATGAGCTGGCCATGAAATTGAAAAACCTGGAATCGGATGTTAAGCTTAGCATGATCACGAACCGGGGCGTAAAAGTGTGGCCTGAAGGATTTGAAGAAACATTCTGTACCGATCACTGGCGCTGCCGTTTTGAAGTGGAGAACGGTCATCCGGCAGAAAAGTCGAGCATTCCCGAGGTGCTGTCCAAGGCACTGGATGAGGGTATTGACGTGATCAAAACAGAGAATTTATATGAATTTGATGGCGTGCGAGGATACTCGCTTGGCCAGGGACAATAA
- a CDS encoding MFS transporter → MTQSTASKVPFGQKVAFGIGMLANQMFPAILGIFMVVLVQDLGFPGWMWGVIYFFPRIFDCFTDPVMGFISDNTKSKWGRRRQYVLIGGLIMGVAFIMMWQLFRENSLEYNFIYFMLWSFGFYIGLTIFSVPYVAMGYEMSDDFHERTSIMAVAQWVGQWAWVIAPWFWVFMYDTDLFSSADVATRELAVYVAIFCTICAIVPAVFIKSKSTLDEDYVPMTLSNIGGPIKDIINGFVEAFSIKPFRQLCIATFLIYNTFFTIASFSFFIVVYYLFNGDAEAAGVWPTLFGSVGALVTTFIVIPIVARLSKTMGKKKAFILSQAISVLGYILLWFLFIPGKPYMFMIALPFFSFGIGSLFTLMMSMTADVIDLDELNTGKRREGIFGAIYWWMVKFGFAIAGGLSGVIMSVVGFDSNLAVQPEGAVFGLRVFYSGFPIIGTIIAILVMLKYDVTEEKATEVSAQLKARKAQAAQAEAA, encoded by the coding sequence ATGACCCAATCTACTGCTTCAAAAGTTCCCTTTGGCCAGAAAGTGGCATTCGGGATCGGCATGCTGGCTAATCAGATGTTTCCCGCCATTCTCGGTATTTTCATGGTTGTTCTCGTCCAGGACCTGGGTTTTCCCGGTTGGATGTGGGGCGTCATCTATTTCTTCCCCAGAATATTCGACTGTTTCACCGACCCTGTGATGGGATTCATCTCGGACAACACCAAATCCAAGTGGGGTCGACGAAGACAATATGTGCTTATCGGCGGACTAATCATGGGTGTGGCCTTCATAATGATGTGGCAATTGTTCAGAGAAAACAGCCTGGAGTACAACTTCATTTATTTCATGTTATGGTCATTTGGTTTCTATATCGGTTTGACCATTTTCAGTGTGCCTTACGTAGCCATGGGCTATGAAATGAGCGACGATTTTCATGAGCGTACCAGTATCATGGCTGTTGCACAATGGGTCGGACAGTGGGCCTGGGTGATCGCCCCCTGGTTCTGGGTTTTCATGTATGACACGGATCTCTTTTCATCCGCAGATGTGGCTACCCGAGAGTTAGCCGTGTATGTAGCTATCTTTTGTACCATTTGTGCGATTGTACCGGCGGTCTTCATCAAGAGTAAATCCACCCTGGACGAAGACTATGTTCCAATGACACTAAGCAATATTGGTGGTCCGATCAAAGATATCATCAACGGTTTCGTGGAAGCCTTTTCCATTAAGCCTTTTCGTCAATTATGTATTGCTACGTTTTTGATCTACAATACCTTCTTTACGATTGCCAGCTTCTCCTTTTTCATTGTCGTTTACTACTTATTCAATGGAGATGCAGAGGCGGCCGGTGTATGGCCTACCCTTTTCGGAAGCGTAGGAGCCCTTGTGACCACATTTATTGTGATCCCTATCGTAGCTCGGTTGTCCAAGACCATGGGCAAAAAGAAAGCATTCATCCTATCGCAAGCGATTTCTGTACTGGGATATATTTTATTGTGGTTCTTATTTATCCCTGGTAAGCCATATATGTTCATGATTGCCTTGCCATTCTTCTCATTCGGAATCGGTAGTTTATTTACGCTCATGATGTCCATGACTGCTGACGTAATCGACTTGGATGAACTCAATACAGGCAAAAGACGAGAAGGCATTTTTGGAGCCATCTACTGGTGGATGGTTAAGTTTGGATTTGCGATTGCCGGCGGACTTAGCGGGGTTATCATGTCTGTCGTAGGGTTTGACTCTAACCTGGCTGTACAACCTGAAGGAGCCGTATTTGGGTTGAGGGTATTCTATTCAGGCTTTCCGATCATTGGTACCATCATCGCTATTTTGGTGATGTTGAAATATGACGTGACCGAAGAAAAAGCCACTGAAGTTTCTGCACAGCTCAAAGCCAGAAAAGCACAGGCTGCGCAGGCTGAAGCAGCGTAA
- a CDS encoding FtsX-like permease family protein, whose product MKKRPTPPRLASWWLRQYCSEDLVEEIQGDLLEAYYFRLNIHGKLQADLRYFRDVLQFFKPYSFEKHSRSKQFIPMFSNYLKISIRNIFKHKSFTAINLIGLSLGITSVVLIALHIQHELSYDRSFPDSENIYRLVNEYRDQTYTCMNFDDYYGSDSDTQLRLSDHIRKYDGVEEACHFVPNLSAIGPNRQWYLRANQKEMVMDQLLFTNTGHAFQSIFPQQFLKGSPADAYGDYQTVVLTADVAKRIYGTDWSLKHLIGQFIEIGQESFEIGGVVANPVANTHFNFDMIIHQQNIPSWGAYTYFKTSPATSGNAILAQVNQDIETVYPGYTADVLSKGVKLVSLHDIHFTDNMLYEIKPIANKQYLATFGLIGVVILLIIWTNYANLSVALYTGRQKELAIRKVMGARSKDVSLQVTFEAFLLALMCFPFIIVLLYVTLPYANKLLGIAIAESLIFEAPTLFGITGLLLVTGIISGLYPAVVYSHRSVQAMVTSKLNTKKSRGALQFRNVLLTAQFFMLIGLMSLSMIIMKQMQYVQHKQLGFNSEGVVYFDINDANKFQLLKTELKQMPAVAAIGKGMIPGQDMYNQLTYKMRNGPTTFSDGTLIETSLGSMQVYGIESRAFERLDTDATIFVINETAAKKLANDLNIKPQELIGQTIITEPEWENEEFGQGVPYVIADIIDDFDYFSLKYASQPLLIGVNNRPDSWTYNMILRVTTDNWPGTLHQLEQAYLKVETENPFNVQFLDDNLQELYANERNAGILTVLLTGICVVLAVMGLIGIVGYFTFTRRKEIGIRKVFGATIQQVFRLIFKEYVMMLIIATLLTLPISIYLGNEWLTVFAYRISPSFGFIGMVSGSVTLLIVLLVVVIQSYHTVNKNPTETLRYE is encoded by the coding sequence ATGAAAAAGCGTCCTACTCCTCCTCGACTGGCCAGTTGGTGGCTACGGCAATACTGTTCCGAAGACCTGGTCGAGGAAATCCAGGGAGACCTCCTGGAAGCTTACTATTTCCGTCTAAACATTCATGGTAAGCTTCAGGCAGACCTACGCTATTTCCGAGATGTGCTACAATTTTTTAAGCCTTATTCATTCGAAAAGCACTCCAGAAGTAAACAATTCATTCCTATGTTCAGCAATTACCTGAAAATCTCCATACGAAACATCTTCAAACACAAGTCTTTCACGGCCATCAACTTGATTGGATTAAGCCTTGGCATCACTTCAGTGGTATTGATCGCCCTCCATATTCAGCATGAATTGAGTTATGATCGTTCTTTTCCCGATTCAGAAAACATCTACCGGCTGGTCAATGAGTATCGCGACCAGACCTACACCTGCATGAATTTTGACGATTATTATGGGTCAGATTCCGATACGCAGCTCAGACTTTCGGATCATATCAGGAAGTACGATGGCGTTGAAGAAGCTTGTCACTTTGTCCCCAATCTGAGTGCCATTGGCCCTAATCGGCAATGGTATTTACGTGCTAATCAAAAGGAAATGGTGATGGATCAATTGCTCTTTACCAATACGGGACATGCTTTTCAATCTATCTTTCCCCAACAATTTCTTAAAGGTAGCCCTGCCGATGCCTACGGCGATTATCAAACGGTGGTATTGACTGCTGATGTGGCAAAACGCATTTATGGTACTGACTGGTCCTTGAAGCATCTAATCGGTCAATTCATTGAAATAGGTCAGGAATCCTTCGAAATCGGAGGTGTTGTGGCAAATCCAGTAGCGAACACGCATTTCAACTTCGATATGATCATTCACCAGCAAAATATCCCAAGTTGGGGAGCATACACGTATTTCAAAACCAGTCCGGCTACTTCTGGTAACGCTATTCTGGCACAAGTTAACCAGGACATTGAAACGGTTTACCCTGGCTATACAGCGGATGTATTAAGCAAGGGCGTGAAGCTGGTATCCTTACACGACATCCATTTCACCGACAACATGCTATACGAAATCAAACCAATCGCCAACAAACAATACCTGGCCACTTTTGGATTGATCGGAGTTGTGATCCTGTTGATCATCTGGACAAATTATGCAAACCTCTCTGTTGCCTTGTACACTGGTCGGCAAAAAGAATTGGCCATCAGAAAGGTTATGGGTGCTCGAAGTAAGGATGTATCTCTTCAAGTCACCTTTGAGGCGTTTTTGTTGGCATTAATGTGCTTTCCATTCATTATCGTATTACTTTACGTCACGCTCCCCTACGCAAATAAATTACTGGGAATAGCAATTGCGGAATCCTTAATTTTCGAGGCTCCCACCCTTTTCGGCATCACTGGACTGCTGCTGGTCACTGGGATCATCAGTGGACTTTACCCTGCGGTGGTTTACAGCCATAGATCCGTTCAAGCCATGGTTACCAGCAAGTTGAATACAAAAAAAAGTCGTGGTGCTTTACAGTTCAGAAATGTGCTGCTCACGGCTCAGTTCTTCATGTTGATCGGATTGATGAGCTTGTCTATGATCATCATGAAGCAGATGCAGTATGTGCAGCACAAGCAATTGGGGTTTAATTCAGAAGGGGTAGTTTATTTCGACATCAACGATGCGAACAAGTTTCAGCTCCTAAAAACTGAATTGAAACAAATGCCTGCAGTAGCAGCAATTGGTAAAGGCATGATCCCCGGACAGGACATGTACAATCAGCTGACTTACAAAATGCGGAATGGCCCAACCACTTTCTCAGACGGCACACTAATCGAAACTTCATTAGGCAGCATGCAAGTCTACGGGATCGAATCAAGGGCTTTTGAGCGATTAGATACGGATGCAACCATTTTTGTGATCAATGAAACCGCTGCAAAAAAACTTGCCAATGACCTCAACATTAAGCCGCAAGAATTGATAGGACAAACGATCATCACAGAGCCCGAATGGGAAAATGAAGAGTTTGGCCAGGGCGTCCCCTACGTAATTGCTGATATCATTGACGATTTTGACTATTTCAGTCTGAAATATGCATCCCAGCCGCTACTCATCGGTGTGAATAATCGGCCCGATTCCTGGACTTACAACATGATCCTTCGGGTTACTACGGATAATTGGCCAGGTACGCTGCACCAATTGGAACAAGCGTACTTAAAAGTCGAAACCGAAAATCCCTTTAACGTTCAATTCCTCGATGATAATCTGCAGGAACTTTATGCAAATGAAAGAAACGCAGGTATCCTGACAGTATTATTAACTGGTATCTGTGTCGTGTTGGCTGTCATGGGATTGATTGGCATTGTTGGCTATTTCACCTTTACACGAAGAAAAGAAATCGGCATCAGAAAAGTTTTTGGAGCTACGATCCAGCAAGTCTTCCGATTGATTTTCAAAGAGTATGTCATGATGCTGATCATCGCGACTTTACTCACCCTTCCCATCTCCATTTATTTGGGAAATGAATGGTTGACTGTATTTGCTTACCGCATATCCCCGAGTTTTGGGTTCATCGGCATGGTCTCCGGAAGTGTTACCTTATTGATCGTCTTGCTGGTGGTGGTGATACAATCTTACCACACGGTAAACAAGAATCCTACAGAAACTTTGCGGTATGAATAA
- a CDS encoding GNAT family N-acetyltransferase has translation MNQKHAILTNFVQHAAEIPEQTANMEVVTIGHLTVVNSGLPCDTFNTIHVQGNFTSNELEQALEPFQSQNLPFCLWISQEYVNDSTIHDLQEAGLHCQAEEAGMILDLTAYEPISSDKHQNIRKATSPEMIREFSQVIANNWSPPDQEVINFYEKTAPEFIQLKERVSLLSYYQDGEAVATVEVFATDDQVVGIHGLATLEDTRGHGIGSALMTKVLNEAKAEGYLWAVLLATSDGAGIYQKLGFQTLTTFYEYA, from the coding sequence ATGAACCAGAAACACGCCATCTTAACCAATTTCGTACAACATGCCGCTGAAATTCCCGAACAGACAGCAAACATGGAAGTTGTGACGATCGGTCATTTAACAGTTGTGAACAGTGGGCTGCCGTGTGACACCTTCAACACGATCCATGTGCAAGGGAATTTCACTTCAAATGAATTGGAGCAAGCTTTAGAACCCTTTCAAAGCCAGAACCTCCCTTTTTGCTTATGGATCAGTCAGGAATATGTAAATGATTCAACCATTCATGACCTGCAGGAAGCAGGGCTACATTGCCAGGCAGAGGAAGCTGGCATGATACTGGACCTGACTGCCTATGAACCAATATCCAGCGATAAACACCAAAATATCCGTAAGGCTACTTCGCCGGAAATGATCCGTGAATTCAGCCAGGTAATTGCCAATAATTGGTCTCCTCCCGATCAGGAGGTCATCAACTTCTATGAGAAGACAGCTCCGGAATTCATACAACTTAAAGAAAGGGTTTCATTGCTAAGCTATTATCAGGATGGAGAAGCGGTGGCCACGGTAGAAGTTTTTGCTACGGATGATCAGGTCGTGGGTATTCATGGGCTGGCAACCTTAGAAGACACCAGAGGTCATGGTATTGGGTCTGCTTTGATGACCAAAGTGCTGAACGAAGCAAAAGCTGAGGGGTATTTATGGGCCGTATTGCTCGCCACTTCCGACGGTGCTGGCATCTATCAAAAACTTGGCTTTCAGACATTAACGACGTTCTATGAATATGCCTAA
- a CDS encoding OmpA family protein has protein sequence MRNVVILLFMVCSMSVYAQDGLPEDPEPGKCYAKCVTPDEYRVEEIKVKVKDAYTRLEVVPAEYKTVTETVVVKPESKKYIFEEAEYRTVYDTIWVKDPYNKLTVLDEDFKDEVETVEVKSKSGRWVAGEKDPDCPSIDPEDCRVLHYVEIPAVTRDIPVQRKTKDQTTESERVLGEYIVVERQEVVKEPSYRTEVIPEVTKEIERTVLVSDETTREVEVPAEYTAYTRRVLEKRGGLTVWREVPCTIPDRGIVLPINYKVGSAELTANSINIINENLLEFLNDNPDAIIEIGSHTDARGSSESNQALSERRAKSVVEYLISKGISKERLLAVGYGEERLLNECADGVKCSEDEHLANRRTEFKVF, from the coding sequence ATGAGAAACGTTGTAATCCTATTGTTCATGGTTTGTTCCATGAGTGTTTATGCACAAGATGGTCTTCCAGAAGACCCTGAGCCAGGAAAGTGTTATGCCAAGTGTGTCACTCCTGATGAGTACCGAGTCGAAGAGATTAAAGTCAAAGTAAAAGATGCCTACACTCGACTTGAAGTTGTTCCTGCTGAATATAAGACCGTGACGGAAACGGTAGTGGTAAAACCAGAATCCAAAAAGTACATTTTTGAGGAAGCAGAATACCGAACTGTTTATGATACCATTTGGGTGAAAGATCCTTATAATAAGTTGACAGTGCTGGACGAAGATTTCAAAGATGAAGTCGAGACAGTGGAAGTGAAGTCAAAGTCTGGTCGATGGGTAGCCGGTGAAAAAGATCCTGATTGCCCATCGATTGATCCTGAGGATTGCCGAGTACTTCATTATGTGGAGATTCCAGCGGTTACCAGAGATATTCCAGTGCAGAGAAAGACCAAAGATCAAACAACTGAATCAGAAAGAGTTTTGGGAGAATATATTGTTGTGGAAAGGCAGGAAGTCGTAAAAGAGCCTTCTTACAGAACGGAAGTGATTCCTGAAGTAACCAAGGAAATTGAGCGAACCGTTTTGGTGAGCGATGAAACGACCAGAGAAGTGGAAGTGCCTGCCGAATATACCGCGTATACCAGACGTGTATTGGAGAAGCGAGGTGGCCTCACTGTATGGAGAGAAGTGCCATGCACCATTCCGGATCGAGGTATTGTATTGCCTATCAACTATAAGGTTGGAAGTGCTGAATTGACTGCCAATTCGATCAATATCATTAATGAGAACTTGCTGGAATTCCTCAATGATAACCCTGATGCTATCATAGAAATTGGGTCACATACAGATGCCAGAGGAAGCTCAGAAAGTAATCAGGCATTGTCTGAGAGAAGAGCAAAATCTGTCGTTGAGTATTTGATCAGTAAAGGAATCAGTAAAGAGCGATTGCTGGCAGTTGGATATGGCGAAGAACGATTACTGAATGAATGCGCCGATGGAGTGAAATGTTCTGAAGATGAACACCTGGCAAATAGAAGAACTGAATTTAAAGTATTCTAG
- a CDS encoding redoxin domain-containing protein: MQPKPHPGNQFPDFELPDQNGKIRKLSSYTRQSEADRRYGFKDGYPVIVIFSRGFFCPRDQQQFRSLVPFQDELNVNFCKLVSVSADEPKVSSAFRAGLGAQWTFFSDTERKVIKELNILDETEGEYAYRSLPYTFVLKPNLEIHKIYNGWYFVGRPTLEELRQDLREVMRQMDYYSYEAFNSEHVKKIRIPQQTWLEEQPAPTSVGVVDSFDLRTGNGYIKPADSGELIFFNFTAIPGEGYRTIRPGTRVQFDLEQTHTGLSAFNVQPKGQ, encoded by the coding sequence ATGCAACCCAAACCTCATCCTGGCAATCAATTCCCCGATTTTGAACTACCGGACCAAAACGGAAAGATCAGAAAATTATCCAGTTATACCCGACAAAGTGAAGCCGATCGTCGGTATGGCTTTAAAGATGGTTATCCGGTCATCGTGATCTTCTCTAGAGGATTCTTTTGTCCGCGAGATCAGCAACAGTTTCGGTCCCTGGTGCCCTTTCAGGATGAATTGAATGTAAACTTCTGCAAGTTGGTATCAGTCAGCGCCGATGAACCGAAAGTGTCCTCTGCCTTCCGGGCGGGATTAGGCGCACAATGGACTTTTTTCAGTGATACTGAAAGGAAAGTGATCAAGGAACTGAATATCCTCGATGAAACGGAAGGTGAATATGCTTATCGCTCCCTGCCTTACACCTTTGTCCTAAAACCCAATCTGGAAATTCACAAAATATACAATGGCTGGTATTTCGTCGGCCGTCCAACGCTAGAAGAATTACGTCAGGATTTACGTGAAGTCATGCGCCAAATGGATTATTATTCCTATGAAGCATTCAATTCGGAGCATGTCAAAAAGATTCGCATTCCTCAGCAAACGTGGCTGGAAGAACAACCCGCTCCTACTTCAGTAGGTGTAGTCGATTCCTTTGACCTCAGGACTGGTAATGGCTATATCAAACCCGCAGATTCCGGAGAACTGATCTTCTTCAATTTTACCGCCATCCCCGGAGAGGGATATCGCACCATAAGACCCGGCACAAGGGTCCAGTTCGATTTGGAGCAAACTCATACCGGGTTATCCGCATTTAATGTCCAACCAAAAGGCCAATAA
- a CDS encoding PadR family transcriptional regulator: protein MQQLGYLEETVLLIILSMEGYAYGFSVSEAYKDHTGKTISISAIHSVLSRLEKKGLISSEMGGASEDRGGRRKRLFSPTNQAKEVIQEIKKSRQALWTQIPGLT from the coding sequence ATGCAGCAACTCGGATATTTGGAAGAAACAGTGTTATTGATCATTCTCAGCATGGAAGGTTATGCCTACGGTTTTTCAGTCTCAGAAGCCTATAAAGATCATACGGGCAAAACCATCTCCATCAGTGCCATTCACAGTGTCTTATCAAGGCTGGAGAAAAAAGGATTGATCAGTTCTGAAATGGGTGGAGCCTCTGAAGATCGCGGAGGTCGTCGTAAGCGATTATTCTCCCCTACCAATCAAGCCAAAGAGGTGATTCAGGAAATTAAGAAATCCAGACAGGCTCTTTGGACACAGATACCTGGCCTCACATGA